The genomic stretch AGAGGTCGCCGGTTCGAGTCCGGCCGCCGCTACCGGCCCGGCAGGGCACCACATCCGCAGGAGAGGAAAACGATGGCCAACGAGAAGCGTGTCGCGGTGACGCTCGCCTGCGAGCAGTGCAAGCGCCGCAACTACATCACCACCAAGAACAAGTCGAACCAGCGCGAGCGGATCGAGATGAAGAAGTACTGCCGCTGGGACCGCTCCCACACCGTCCACAAGGAGACCCGCTAGGGGTCACCGTGGCTCCCATCGTGCCGGCGCGTAACCGTCAGCCCCTCCCCGAGGTCGGAGGATCGATGGTTGCAGCGCGGGCTGCCCTCGTCGACGCTGCTCGTGGCGGCGACCGGGCCGCCTTCGACGAGTTGGTGCGGGCGACGTCAGCAGAGACGTACACCCTCGCCGTCAGGCTCGTCGGCGATGAGGAGGATGCGAAGGACGTGGTCCAGGAGACCTACCTGCGGGCTTACCGGGGCCTCGCCCGCTTCCGGGGCGACGCCCAGTTCAGCACCTGGCTGTACCGGATCACCGCCAACTGCGCCGCGACCCACCTCGGCCGGCGGCGCCGGCACCGTCACGACCCGCTCCCCGACGACGACGTCGTGGTCGACATCGACCCGAGCCACGATCCCGAGGCCCGGGCCGACCTGGCCGCCGACCGCGACCTTCTCACCGCCGCCCTGGCCGACCTGCCGCCGCGGCTGCGGGCCGTCATCGTGCTTCGCGACATCTACGACCTGCCCCACGAGGCCATCGCCGCCGAGCTGGGGATCTCCACCTCAGCGGCCAAGGTCCGCTTGCACCGGGCCCGGCGGAAGCTCCGTGAGGAGCTCTACCCGCGGCCCGGAGCCCACGACGGGGAGGCCGCCCGTGCGGTGTGACGACCTGGCCGACCTGCTGGCCGCATCGCCCGATGGTCTGCACCTCGACGACCGCCGTACCCGTCGCCACGTCGAGACCTGCCTGCCCTGCCAGGCCGAGCTGGCCCAGTACCGCAAGCTGATGCGGGCCCTGCGGTCGCTGCGGACCGAGGTGCTGCGACCGGCGCCCGGGCTCGTCTCTGACGTGCTGGCCTCGCTGGAGGAGGCGGGGGACCGTCACGCCGTGCGGGGCATCCTTCACGGCCGCACCGTGGCCTACGTCGGCGGGATCGCCGTCGCCACGGCGGCGGCGGCCGGTGCGGGGGCCGTGGTCCTGGCCGCCCGCCGCGGCCGCCTGCGCCTCGCCGGTTGAGGGGCTCACGGGGCCCGTCGCCGAGCGGGGCCTTCCCACCGCCTCCGCAAGCTCCGGCGGCGGGCCCCTTCCCTCGGCGCCACCCGCTCGCTTCCGGTTGAGCGGTCTCGGCCTTCGGCCGGGGCCCTCTTGGCCGACGGGGGGCGTTGGAGGGGTCGGTGCTATCGTGGCTGCGTCCTTAGGGCAGTAGCTCAATTTGGCAGAGCACCGGTCTCCAAAACCGGCGGTTGGGGGTTCGAGTCCCTCCTGCCCTGCGCAAGCGGGCACCGATCACCCCCGGGTGCCCGCACGTCACCAGCCGAGAACGGGTGCCGACCACATGGCCATGAACCGAGAGACCAAGCGGATGCTGCAGCGCCAGGGCGAACTCGGCCCCGACGGCGAGCCGGCGCGCCCCAAGGGCCAGCAGCGCCCGGGCGGTCGCCCTCCCAAGGAGCGAACCGGGCCCAAGCAGTACGTCCGGGAGGTGCGCGGCGAGCTCCGCAAGGTCGCCTGGCCCCACCGGGACGAGGTCGTCCGCTACTCGATCATCGTGCTGTTGACCCTGCTGGTCCTCACCGCCTTCATCTTCGCCCTCGATTGGGCGTTCGCCCGAGCCGTCTTCTTCCTCTTCGATTCGTGAGCACCGTGCCTGAACCCCTGCAGACCACCACCACCTCCGATGGCGACGAGGAGGCCGCCGCCGTGCTCGGCGCGGCCGCCGAGTCCGCCGAGCCCGGGGTCGAGACCCCCGAGGGCGAGGCGAGCGTGCTCGCCGACAGCGAGGCCGATGCCGACACCGATGCCGACACCGATGCCGACACCGACACCGACTCGGTGGGCGATGCCCCGGCCGAGGCCGACGAGGTCGCTGCCGAGGTCATCGACGCCGAGGACCTGATCGAGGAGGCGCCCCCCCGCAGGCGCGAGAGCCCCTACGACCGGCCGGGCGACTGGTTCGTGGTCCACACCCAGTCGGGCTACGAGAAGAAGGTCAAGACCAACCTCGAGAGCCGCATCTCGTCGATGAACATGGAGGACTCGATCTTCGAGGTCGTCATCCCCATGGAGGACGTCGTCGAGTTCAAGAACGGCAAGAAGGTCGTCGTTCAGAAGAAGGTCTACCCGGGCTACCTCTACGTGCGCTGCTTCCTGGAGGAGCGCTCGTGGGACGTCATCCGCAACACCCCGGGCGTCACCGGCTTCGTCGGTCTCGGCGCCAAGCCCGTGCCGCTGTCCCGCAAGGACGTGGAGTCGGCCCTCACGCTGCCCGACGAGGACGACCTCGAGGGTCCGGCGAAGCGCCAGCGCCCCCGCCTCGAGTACGAGGTGGGCGAGAGCGTGCGGGTCAAGACCGGCCCGTTCGCCGACTTCTCCGGCCAGATCGCCGAGATCAACGAGGACCAGCTGAAGGTCAAGGTCCTCGTCAACATCTTCGGCCGGGAGACCCCCGTCGAGCTCGAGTTCGCCGAGGTCGCCAAGCTCTGACCCCCGTGGCGGCGAGCCGGGTTGCCCCCGTGGCCCGCCGCCCGCCACACTTGCCCGTTCGCCCCAACGTGACTGAGTAGGAACACCATGGCCAAGAAGAAGGTCGCCGCCGTCGTCAAGATCCAGATCCCGGCTGGCGCCGCCACCCCCGCACCCCCCGTCGGTACCGCCCTCGGCCCCCACGGCGTGGCCATCATGGACTTCTGCAAGGCGTACAACGCCGCCACGGAGGCCCAGAAGGGCACGATCATCCCCGTCGAGATCACCATCTTCGAGGACCGGTCGTTCACCTTCGTCACCAAGACGCCCCCCACGGCGGTCCTGATCCGCGACGCCATCAAGCTCGACAAGGGCTCGCAGAACCCAGGCAAGGAGCAGGCGGGAACGATCACCGACGCCCAGATCACCGAGATCGCCCAGACCAAGATGCCCGACCTCAACGCCAACGACCTCGAGGCCGCCAAGCTCCAGGTCGCCGGCACCGCCCGCTCCATGGGCGTCAAGGTCGCCAAGTAAAAGAAAGGTGTCTGAACGACTGCGGAGGAAGTTCTGCTCCTCGTTCGGCCTTCGAAGGCGCAAGTTCGTCTGAGAGGTCTGCGGACGAGGAGCAGAACTTGTGCAGCAGTTGAGCAGACGCCCAGCCCTTGACAATCGCAAGTTCAGCAGCAAGCGCCCCTGAGGGTCCACCTCGCCCCGGGGCGCGACCAGCGGCCATCCGGCCCTGGCACCACCCACCACCCGAGGGAGCCACACCATGGCGCGAGGAAAGAAGTACCGCGACGCAGCCCGTCGCTTCGACATCGAGAACCTGCACAGCCCGGTCGAGGCCATCGAGCTCGTCCGCACGCTGGCGTCGGCCACGTTCGACGAGACCATCGAGGTCGCCATCCAGCTGGGTGTCGACCCCCGCAAGGCCGACCAGCAGGTGCGCGGCACCGTGGCGCTGCCCGCCGGCACCGGCAAGGACGTCCGCGTGGCCGTCTTCGCCACCGGTGACGCCGCCGCCGCCGCCCGCGAGGCGGGCGCCGACCACGTCGGCGCCGAGGACCTCGTCGCCGAGGTCGAGGGCGGCATGCTCGACTTCGACGTGGCCATCGCCACGCCCGACCTGATGGCCCAGGTGGCCCGCCTCGGTCGCGCGCTCGGTCCCCGCGGCCTCATGCCCAACCCCAAGACCGGCACCGTCACCCCCGACGTGGGCCGGGCGGTCACCGAGTTCAAGGGTGGGCGCGTCGAGTACCGCACCGAGCGCCAGGGCGCCAACGTCCAGGTGCCGATCGGCAGGGCCAGCTTCAGCTCGGAGGCACTGCTCTCCAACTTCCGCGCCGTGATCGACGAGCTCATGCGCGTGAAGCCCGCCTCGGCCAAGGGCCGCTACATCAAGCGGCTGGCGGTGTCGTCCACCATGGGGCCCGGCATCAAGATCGATCCGGCCCGCCTCCGGGCCGAGGTCGTCGAGGCCGCCAACATCTAGCTGGCCGACCTCGCTGGCCGGGCCCGGTTTGGTGCCCGTGTCGCTGGGGCGTCTAGCCTGACCGCCACAACCGATCTGCTCGCCGCAGACATCCGGTGCGCCTGCGGGCGCCGAAGGGGCTCCGGCCCGCCTGACGAGGCGAACTCCTGGCACACGCACTCGGTGCACCAGGGTTCGTGCCTGCGCGAGCCCTGAGTCGCAACATCGAGGTGTGCATGGACGAGAACGGAGCGGGCCGCCACGGCTCGCCGAGGGCCGAGAAGGTCGCTGTGGTCGACGAGGTGCGCGAGCGCCTGTCGTCGTCCACCGCCGTCCTGCTGACCGAGTACCGCGGCCTCAAGGTCAGCGAGCTCGCCGAGCTGCGTCGTTCGGTGCGCGCCGCCGGTGGCGACTACAAGATCTACAAGAACACCCTCGTCCGCTTCGCGGTCGACGAGCTGGGGGTCGACGGCGTCGGCGACCTGCTCGTCGGGCCCACGGCCATCGCCTTCGTGGAGGGCGACGCCGTCAACGTGGCCAAGGCGCTGCGCGACTACTCGCGCACCAACCCGAACCTCGTGCTGAAGGGCGGCCTGCTCGGCGACCGGTCCATCACCGCCGACGAGGTCACCGCCCTCGCCGCCGTACCGCCCCGCGAGGAGCTGCTCGCCCGTCTGGCCGGCGGCCTCGCCGCCCCGCTGCAGGGCTTCGCCGGGCTGCTCCAGGCCCTGCCCCGCAACCTGGCCTACGGCATCAAGGCCCTCATCGACCAGGGCGGCGCCCCCGGCGCCCCCACCGACGCGGCCCCCGCCGAGACGGCCCCGGCCGACGAGGCAGCGGCCGAGACCACCGAGGTCGCGGCCGACGCCGTGGCCGACGCACCCGAGAACGCTGCTGAGGCACCCGCCGAGGCCGCACCCGAGAACGCTGCTGAGGCACCCGCCGAGGCCGCGCCCGAGACCGAGGCGGCACCCGCCGCCGAGGCATCCACCGAGTCGCCCGAGGAGGCGTAGCAAATGGCAACCAAGGACGAGATCCTCGACGCGATCTCGAACATGACCGTGCTCGAGCTGTCCGAGCTGCTCAAGGACTTCGAGGAGAAGTTCGGCGTCACCGCAGCGGCCCCCGCGGCCGTGGCCGCGGCCCCCGCTGCCGGTGGCGGCGGTGGTGGCGAGGACGCCGTCGAGCAGGACGAGTTCGACGTGATCCTCACCGCCGCAGGCGACAAGAAGATCCAGGTCATCAAGGAGGTGCGCTCGCTGACCAGCCTTGGGCTGAAGGAGGCCAAGGACCTCGTCGACGGCGCGCCCAAGCCCGTGCTCGAGAAGGTCACCAAAGAGGACGCCGAGAAGGCCAAGACGGCCCTCGAGGGCGCCGGCGGCTCCGTCGAGGTCAAGTAGCACCAGACATCACGAGCGGGTAGCCTTCGCCTCGGCGAACGTTGCCCAACCCGCAGAAGAGCCGGCCGTCAGGCCGGTTCTTCCGCGTTTTGG from Acidimicrobiales bacterium encodes the following:
- the rpmG gene encoding 50S ribosomal protein L33; this translates as MANEKRVAVTLACEQCKRRNYITTKNKSNQRERIEMKKYCRWDRSHTVHKETR
- a CDS encoding sigma-70 family RNA polymerase sigma factor; this encodes MVAARAALVDAARGGDRAAFDELVRATSAETYTLAVRLVGDEEDAKDVVQETYLRAYRGLARFRGDAQFSTWLYRITANCAATHLGRRRRHRHDPLPDDDVVVDIDPSHDPEARADLAADRDLLTAALADLPPRLRAVIVLRDIYDLPHEAIAAELGISTSAAKVRLHRARRKLREELYPRPGAHDGEAARAV
- the secE gene encoding preprotein translocase subunit SecE, translated to MNRETKRMLQRQGELGPDGEPARPKGQQRPGGRPPKERTGPKQYVREVRGELRKVAWPHRDEVVRYSIIVLLTLLVLTAFIFALDWAFARAVFFLFDS
- the nusG gene encoding transcription termination/antitermination protein NusG, whose product is MSTVPEPLQTTTTSDGDEEAAAVLGAAAESAEPGVETPEGEASVLADSEADADTDADTDADTDTDSVGDAPAEADEVAAEVIDAEDLIEEAPPRRRESPYDRPGDWFVVHTQSGYEKKVKTNLESRISSMNMEDSIFEVVIPMEDVVEFKNGKKVVVQKKVYPGYLYVRCFLEERSWDVIRNTPGVTGFVGLGAKPVPLSRKDVESALTLPDEDDLEGPAKRQRPRLEYEVGESVRVKTGPFADFSGQIAEINEDQLKVKVLVNIFGRETPVELEFAEVAKL
- the rplK gene encoding 50S ribosomal protein L11 — protein: MAKKKVAAVVKIQIPAGAATPAPPVGTALGPHGVAIMDFCKAYNAATEAQKGTIIPVEITIFEDRSFTFVTKTPPTAVLIRDAIKLDKGSQNPGKEQAGTITDAQITEIAQTKMPDLNANDLEAAKLQVAGTARSMGVKVAK
- the rplA gene encoding 50S ribosomal protein L1, producing the protein MARGKKYRDAARRFDIENLHSPVEAIELVRTLASATFDETIEVAIQLGVDPRKADQQVRGTVALPAGTGKDVRVAVFATGDAAAAAREAGADHVGAEDLVAEVEGGMLDFDVAIATPDLMAQVARLGRALGPRGLMPNPKTGTVTPDVGRAVTEFKGGRVEYRTERQGANVQVPIGRASFSSEALLSNFRAVIDELMRVKPASAKGRYIKRLAVSSTMGPGIKIDPARLRAEVVEAANI
- the rplJ gene encoding 50S ribosomal protein L10, which codes for MDENGAGRHGSPRAEKVAVVDEVRERLSSSTAVLLTEYRGLKVSELAELRRSVRAAGGDYKIYKNTLVRFAVDELGVDGVGDLLVGPTAIAFVEGDAVNVAKALRDYSRTNPNLVLKGGLLGDRSITADEVTALAAVPPREELLARLAGGLAAPLQGFAGLLQALPRNLAYGIKALIDQGGAPGAPTDAAPAETAPADEAAAETTEVAADAVADAPENAAEAPAEAAPENAAEAPAEAAPETEAAPAAEASTESPEEA
- the rplL gene encoding 50S ribosomal protein L7/L12; its protein translation is MATKDEILDAISNMTVLELSELLKDFEEKFGVTAAAPAAVAAAPAAGGGGGGEDAVEQDEFDVILTAAGDKKIQVIKEVRSLTSLGLKEAKDLVDGAPKPVLEKVTKEDAEKAKTALEGAGGSVEVK